In one Cydia strobilella chromosome 25, ilCydStro3.1, whole genome shotgun sequence genomic region, the following are encoded:
- the LOC134752611 gene encoding uncharacterized protein LOC134752611 yields the protein MTYFSKVLLVTVASSAAVISPPASSASAGRAGAESSGAGASGAGASTGVASVASPTASVAGAASTGAGTASLAHSAASTASVASPAAGMASVAHSAAGTASVAFPAAGTASVASPTAGAASVASPTAGTASVASPVAGTTLVSSPTDAVASTTALWALAPKI from the coding sequence ATGACGTATTTCAGCAAAGTTCTACTCGTTACTGTGGCATCATCAGCAGCTGTAATTTCACCACCTGCATCTTCTGCGTCTGCTGGAAGAGCTGGAGCAGAATCTTCAGGAGCTGGAGCTTCTGGGGCAGGGGCATCAACTGGTGTTGCATCAGTAGCATCTCCAACTGCGTCAGTAGCAGGGGCAGCGTCTACGGGCGCTGGTACTGCATCACTAGCACATTCAGCTGCTAGTACGGCGTCAGTAGCATCTCCAGCTGCGGGTATGGCATCAGTAGCACATTCAGCTGCTGGTACGGCGTCAGTAGCATTTCCAGCTGCTGGTACGGCGTCAGTAGCATCTCCAACTGCTGGTGCGGCGTCTGTAGCATCTCCAACTGCTGGTACGGCGTCTGTAGCATCTCCAGTTGCTGGTACGACACTGGTTTCATCTCCAACTGATGCAGTAGCATCAACTACGGCGTTATGGGCTTTGGCGCCCAAGATCTGA
- the LOC134752692 gene encoding uncharacterized protein LOC134752692 isoform X2, translated as MKANIVCVFLINGLLVTAFPANDGVDNGIHITVPVAGVAEFSGTVPATGSVALATHTPCPEVMLPFTPSTPDCEPLPKNIMLGATLADAILAEAGEELDAKMAEIDAFVGKELEMMGPQMKIANRATTNIESALDSTLQQMESEISTELFKFDEFIDSQLAKTEEMVQTALRNVESYTFVDTELEKVDAIVDSEVAKINFAVESNLAKTESLVESESEKVDAFIEAELAKTDAFVNSELSKIKSVVEMELENVEKVLDVGDSCTMSSDDTSKLPYTDTGFAPPTMGTRNPIIPLNEAPYNNHNLGKTAPVLYHRKQLPMVNIRGTARATGSIKLFSKFPCPPLQATEIGPDGKKYIWIKKNSGDKEKLKRRPKVEFPDFSDFPDARIDANYEDLGSEEPEDLGHLGPIPIRGEAVFEGTAPAYGSVSITGQC; from the exons ATGAAGGCTAATATAGTGTGCGTGTTTCTGATCAATGGATTGTTAGTTACT GCTTTCCCCGCAAATGACGGAGTGGATAATGGCATACATATAACAGTACCAGTGGCGGGCGTGGCAGAGTTCAGCGGAACTGTCCCAGCTACGGGATCAGTAGCTTTAGCTACTCATACTCCAT GTCCAGAAGTTATGCTGCCGTTTACTCCTAGTACTCCAGACTGTGAGCCTTTACCGAAAAATATTATGTTAGGAGCTACATTAGCGGACGCTATTCTCGCAGAGGCCGGCGAAGAACTAGATGCTAAAATGGCAGAAATTGACGCATTTGTAGGTAAAGAGTTAGAAATGATGGGACCACAAATGAAAATTGCAAATAGAGCAACAACAAATATAGAAAGTGCTCTGGACTCAACTCTTCAGCAAATGGAATCTGAAATTTCTACTGAATTATTTAAGTTTGATGAGTTTATAGACTCACAGTTAGCAAAGACTGAAGAAATGGTCCAAACAGCACTAAGAAATGTAGAATCATATACATTTGTGGATACAGAGCTAGAAAAAGTTGACGCTATTGTTGACTCCGAAGTAGCAAAGATAAACTTCGCTGTAGAATCCAATCTTGCAAAAACGGAATCACTCGTAGAATCTGAATCAGAAAAAGTTGATGCATTTATTGAAGCAGAGCTGGCAAAGACCGATGCTTTTGTAAACTCAGAATTATCTAAAATTAAATCAGTTGTGGAAATGGAATTAGAAAATGTTGAAAAGGTATTAGATGTTGGTGATTCTTGTACAATGAGCAGTGATG ACACTTCAAAGCTCCCTTACACTGACACCGGCTTCGCTCCACCTACAATGGGAACTCGAAACCCGATCATTCCCCTGAACGAAGCTCCTTACAACAACCATAACCTTGGAAAAAcag CACCAGTCCTGTATCATAGGAAGCAACTCCCGATGGTGAACATCAGAGGAACAGCAAGAGCTACAGGAAGCATCAAGCTGTTCTCTAAATTTCCAT GTCCACCATTGCAAGCAACGGAAATAGGTCCGGATGGGAAGAAATACATATGGATTAAGAAAAATTCTGGTGATAAAG AAAAACTCAAAAGAAGACCAAAAGTCGAATTCCCCGATTTCTCCGACTTCCCAGATGCACGCATAGACGCCAACTATGAGGACCTTGGCAGCGAAGAACCTGAAGATTTAGGACATTTAGGTCCCATTCCTATTCGTGGCGAAGCAGTTTTTGAGGGCACTGCACCTGCTTACGGCTCAGTTAGTATTACTGGGCAATGTTGA
- the LOC134752613 gene encoding uncharacterized protein LOC134752613, with translation MKWKELSGVLCDNRMPVHIKGKVYKAAVRPAMLYGAECWPLKKQQENKLHTAEMRMLRWAGGVTLLDRVRNVHIRGSFRVKPIPDKLEETRLRWYGHVMRRPPDHMTQKVLHIYPPPSARRGRPRQTWMATINRDLKKAKIPAQTTRDRQSWRRITRRADPK, from the coding sequence ATGAAGTGGAAGGAGCTGTCGGGAGTGCTGTGTGACAATAGAATGCCGGTGCACATCAAGGGTAAAGTATACAAGGCTGCAGTGCGTCCAGCTATGTTATATGGGGCGGAGTGTTGGCCTTTAAAGAAacaacaggaaaataagctgCACActgcggaaatgagaatgttgcgCTGGGCAGGTGGTGTGACATTACTGGATCGCGTACGAAACGTACACATACGAGGCAGCTTCAGAGTAAAACCTATCCCTGACAAACTGGAAGAAACCCGACTCAGATGGTATGGTCACGTCATGCGGCGACCACCTGACCACATGACACAGAAAGTGCTGCACATTTACCCACCGCCGTCGGCGAGGCGAGGAAGACCCCGACAAACATGGATGGCCACTATAAATAGGGACTTAAAGAAGGCAAAAATACCAGCCCAAACGACCCGGGACAGACAGTCCTGGCGAAGAATtactaggagagccgaccccaaatga
- the LOC134752693 gene encoding uncharacterized protein LOC134752693 isoform X2: MENVLYMDSPKRQILDTKAQLNIVGDLAGGIAEGVMEGTVEAVVGDVPVLGNIVTSVAEEVPIAKGVATAVETLGTVSDVTSDMANVVETVTERVSPLGPVLELLSTVSDVGSDPTDMVDTVTGSDKLDLVKDVPIVEDIPFVDPVLETLGPIGDTVSSPVDVTETVTSSNIVEDVPVSEDVPVELVLEALGSVVVADSKADAETITGSDTLEGVPIAENITSMGSLSETLRPVSDVASNPANVVETATSSDIVANVPKAKDVSSMGPVLEKLGTVSDVVSVPANVVETVAGSNIVEDVPIVEEVSSVGPVLETLGPVSNVTSNPTDAVATVTDVVKDLPVGKVTDSKSNNVASSAGKITRRTLLRWILMKRLGLI, encoded by the exons ATGGAAAATGTTTTATATATGGACAGCCCCAAAAGACAG ATTTTGGACACAAAAGCACAATTGAATATAGTTGGCGACCTCGCAGGTGGTATTGCTGAAGGGGTAATGGAAGGAACAGTAGAAGCTGTGGTTGGTGATGTACCAGTTCTTGGAAATATCGTTACAAGTGTTGCTGAAGAAGTACCTATAGCAAAAGGAGTTGCAACGGCTGTAGAAACGCTAGGAACAGTTAGTGATGTCACTAGCGATATGGCAAACGTAGTAGAAACTGTAACTGAACGTGTTTCGCCTTTGGGACCAGTTTTAGAATTACTAAGCACAGTCAGTGATGTAGGTAGCGATCCGACAGATATGGTAGATACTGTAACTGGTTCAGATAAGTTAGATCTTGTGAAAGATGTGCCAATAGTTGAAGACATTCCCTTCGTTGACCCAGTTTTAGAGACATTAGGGCCAATCGGAGATACGGTTAGCAGTCCGGTAGATGTAACTGAGACTGTCACCAGTTCAAATATTGTGGAAGATGTGCCAGTATCTGAAGATGTACCCGTAGAACTAGTTTTAGAGGCTTTAGGATCAGTCGTTGTTGCTGATAGTAAGGCAGATGCAGAGACTATCACTGGCTCAGATACTTTGGAAGGTGTACCAATTGCTGAAAATATTACTTCCATGGGATCACTTTCAGAAACTTTACGACCAGTCAGTGATGTTGCTAGTAATCCGGCAAATGTGGTAGAGACTGCAACTAGCTCAGATATTGTGGCTAACGTGCCGAAAGCTAAAGATGTTTCATCTATGGGACCAGTTTTAGAAAAGCTAGGTACAGTCAGTGACGTTGTAAGTGTTCCAGCAAATGTGGTAGAGACTGTAGCGGGGTCAAATATTGTGGAAGATGTACCAATAGTTGAAGAAGTTTCATCCGTGGGACCAGTATTAGAAACGTTGGGACCAGTCAGCAATGTAACTAGTAATCCCACAGATGCCGTAGCAACGGTCACTGATGTTGTTAAAGATTTGCCAGTTGGTAAAGTTACGGATTCCAAAAGTAATAATGTAGCTTCTTCAGCGGGAAAGATAACGAGAAGAACTTTGCTAAGATGGATCTTAATGAAACGTCTTGGTTTAATATAG
- the LOC134752693 gene encoding uncharacterized protein LOC134752693 isoform X1 has product MARGENIFVLCLMILDTKAQLNIVGDLAGGIAEGVMEGTVEAVVGDVPVLGNIVTSVAEEVPIAKGVATAVETLGTVSDVTSDMANVVETVTERVSPLGPVLELLSTVSDVGSDPTDMVDTVTGSDKLDLVKDVPIVEDIPFVDPVLETLGPIGDTVSSPVDVTETVTSSNIVEDVPVSEDVPVELVLEALGSVVVADSKADAETITGSDTLEGVPIAENITSMGSLSETLRPVSDVASNPANVVETATSSDIVANVPKAKDVSSMGPVLEKLGTVSDVVSVPANVVETVAGSNIVEDVPIVEEVSSVGPVLETLGPVSNVTSNPTDAVATVTDVVKDLPVGKVTDSKSNNVASSAGKITRRTLLRWILMKRLGLI; this is encoded by the exons ATGGCTCGAGgtgaaaacatttttgttttgtgtctAATG ATTTTGGACACAAAAGCACAATTGAATATAGTTGGCGACCTCGCAGGTGGTATTGCTGAAGGGGTAATGGAAGGAACAGTAGAAGCTGTGGTTGGTGATGTACCAGTTCTTGGAAATATCGTTACAAGTGTTGCTGAAGAAGTACCTATAGCAAAAGGAGTTGCAACGGCTGTAGAAACGCTAGGAACAGTTAGTGATGTCACTAGCGATATGGCAAACGTAGTAGAAACTGTAACTGAACGTGTTTCGCCTTTGGGACCAGTTTTAGAATTACTAAGCACAGTCAGTGATGTAGGTAGCGATCCGACAGATATGGTAGATACTGTAACTGGTTCAGATAAGTTAGATCTTGTGAAAGATGTGCCAATAGTTGAAGACATTCCCTTCGTTGACCCAGTTTTAGAGACATTAGGGCCAATCGGAGATACGGTTAGCAGTCCGGTAGATGTAACTGAGACTGTCACCAGTTCAAATATTGTGGAAGATGTGCCAGTATCTGAAGATGTACCCGTAGAACTAGTTTTAGAGGCTTTAGGATCAGTCGTTGTTGCTGATAGTAAGGCAGATGCAGAGACTATCACTGGCTCAGATACTTTGGAAGGTGTACCAATTGCTGAAAATATTACTTCCATGGGATCACTTTCAGAAACTTTACGACCAGTCAGTGATGTTGCTAGTAATCCGGCAAATGTGGTAGAGACTGCAACTAGCTCAGATATTGTGGCTAACGTGCCGAAAGCTAAAGATGTTTCATCTATGGGACCAGTTTTAGAAAAGCTAGGTACAGTCAGTGACGTTGTAAGTGTTCCAGCAAATGTGGTAGAGACTGTAGCGGGGTCAAATATTGTGGAAGATGTACCAATAGTTGAAGAAGTTTCATCCGTGGGACCAGTATTAGAAACGTTGGGACCAGTCAGCAATGTAACTAGTAATCCCACAGATGCCGTAGCAACGGTCACTGATGTTGTTAAAGATTTGCCAGTTGGTAAAGTTACGGATTCCAAAAGTAATAATGTAGCTTCTTCAGCGGGAAAGATAACGAGAAGAACTTTGCTAAGATGGATCTTAATGAAACGTCTTGGTTTAATATAG
- the LOC134752692 gene encoding uncharacterized protein LOC134752692 isoform X1 translates to MKANIVCVFLINGLLVTAFPANDGVDNGIHITVPVAGVAEFSGTVPATGSVALATHTPCPEVMLPFTPSTPDCEPLPKNIMLGATLADAILAEAGEELDAKMAEIDAFVGKELEMMGPQMKIANRATTNIESALDSTLQQMESEISTELFKFDEFIDSQLAKTEEMVQTALRNVESYTFVDTELEKVDAIVDSEVAKINFAVESNLAKTESLVESESEKVDAFIEAELAKTDAFVNSELSKIKSVVEMELENVEKVLDVGDSCTMSSDDVPMMEPIPPYVENSPGLETYDDDESYTSKLPYTDTGFAPPTMGTRNPIIPLNEAPYNNHNLGKTAPVLYHRKQLPMVNIRGTARATGSIKLFSKFPCPPLQATEIGPDGKKYIWIKKNSGDKEKLKRRPKVEFPDFSDFPDARIDANYEDLGSEEPEDLGHLGPIPIRGEAVFEGTAPAYGSVSITGQC, encoded by the exons ATGAAGGCTAATATAGTGTGCGTGTTTCTGATCAATGGATTGTTAGTTACT GCTTTCCCCGCAAATGACGGAGTGGATAATGGCATACATATAACAGTACCAGTGGCGGGCGTGGCAGAGTTCAGCGGAACTGTCCCAGCTACGGGATCAGTAGCTTTAGCTACTCATACTCCAT GTCCAGAAGTTATGCTGCCGTTTACTCCTAGTACTCCAGACTGTGAGCCTTTACCGAAAAATATTATGTTAGGAGCTACATTAGCGGACGCTATTCTCGCAGAGGCCGGCGAAGAACTAGATGCTAAAATGGCAGAAATTGACGCATTTGTAGGTAAAGAGTTAGAAATGATGGGACCACAAATGAAAATTGCAAATAGAGCAACAACAAATATAGAAAGTGCTCTGGACTCAACTCTTCAGCAAATGGAATCTGAAATTTCTACTGAATTATTTAAGTTTGATGAGTTTATAGACTCACAGTTAGCAAAGACTGAAGAAATGGTCCAAACAGCACTAAGAAATGTAGAATCATATACATTTGTGGATACAGAGCTAGAAAAAGTTGACGCTATTGTTGACTCCGAAGTAGCAAAGATAAACTTCGCTGTAGAATCCAATCTTGCAAAAACGGAATCACTCGTAGAATCTGAATCAGAAAAAGTTGATGCATTTATTGAAGCAGAGCTGGCAAAGACCGATGCTTTTGTAAACTCAGAATTATCTAAAATTAAATCAGTTGTGGAAATGGAATTAGAAAATGTTGAAAAGGTATTAGATGTTGGTGATTCTTGTACAATGAGCAGTGATG ATGTTCCTATGATGGAGCCAATTCCACCATACGTTGAGAATTCTCCAGGACTTGAAACTTATGACGACGATGAATCGT ACACTTCAAAGCTCCCTTACACTGACACCGGCTTCGCTCCACCTACAATGGGAACTCGAAACCCGATCATTCCCCTGAACGAAGCTCCTTACAACAACCATAACCTTGGAAAAAcag CACCAGTCCTGTATCATAGGAAGCAACTCCCGATGGTGAACATCAGAGGAACAGCAAGAGCTACAGGAAGCATCAAGCTGTTCTCTAAATTTCCAT GTCCACCATTGCAAGCAACGGAAATAGGTCCGGATGGGAAGAAATACATATGGATTAAGAAAAATTCTGGTGATAAAG AAAAACTCAAAAGAAGACCAAAAGTCGAATTCCCCGATTTCTCCGACTTCCCAGATGCACGCATAGACGCCAACTATGAGGACCTTGGCAGCGAAGAACCTGAAGATTTAGGACATTTAGGTCCCATTCCTATTCGTGGCGAAGCAGTTTTTGAGGGCACTGCACCTGCTTACGGCTCAGTTAGTATTACTGGGCAATGTTGA
- the LOC134752673 gene encoding uncharacterized protein LOC134752673, whose amino-acid sequence MFRRKIFSIFLNAVIIQNSVSQILPISSGCGCQQMPGQQNLPVPVQVSNNCGCRNNLLNLPNGIQINNNLQLAKNPCIANNIQLANMQNLLAISNGLQVANGLQLANPLSQELLALLNNVPVSNCQNMLQVSLQALLNQLGQQPNCQCGCQSLASNIGNSLINGNLNVLGVNGMQKAISNLPCQSVANLQVVSGQQEVVLNGNPYQSCQNIVSNPCQNVINPCACQNVVSSPCACQNIISSPCQASQNVIGNPCPCQSCQSPMQFTIYQ is encoded by the exons ATGTTTCGTAGAAAGATTTTTTCCATTTTCCTTAACGCTGTGATCATTCAG AACAGTGTCTCCCAAATACTACCAATCAGCAGCGGCTGCGGCTGCCAGCAAATGCCAGGACAGCAAAACCTGCCAGTACCCGTCCAGGTTTCCAACAACTGTGGCTGCCGAAACAATTTACTAAATCTACCAAATGGCATCCAAATCAACAACAATCTACAACTCGCCAAAAACCCATGCATTGCAAACAACATACAATTGGCAAACATGCAAAATTTACTGGCAATAAGCAACGGACTTCAAGTGGCAAATGGCTTACAATTAGCCAATCCATTGTCTCAAGAATTATTGGCACTTTTGAATAACGTGCCAGTTTCAAATTGCCAAAACATGCTGCAAGTAAGCTTGCAAGCGCTATTGAATCAACTTGGCCAGCAACCGAATTGCCAATGCGGTTGCCAGTCATTGGCATCGAATATAGGTAACAGTCTAATTAATGGCAACCTGAACGTATTAGGTGTAAATGGCATGCAAAAAGCTATTAGTAACTTGCCGTGCCAGTCGGTTGCCAATCTGCAAGTGGTATCGGGCCAGCAAGAGGTTGTACTAAACGGTAATCCTTACCAAAGTTGCCAAAATATTGTAAGTAATCCTTGCCAAAATGTTATCAACCCCTGTGCGTGCCAAAATGTTGTAAGTAGCCCTTGTGCTTGTCAAAACATTATAAGTAGCCCATGTCAAGCCAGCCAAAATGTCATAGGTAACCCCTGTCCATGCCAATCGTGCCAGAGTCCTATGCAGTTTACTATTTATCAATAA
- the LOC134752612 gene encoding craniofacial development protein 2-like, with protein MAESARNARAYPQSDGRGTEPAHQNHKLRIASWNVGSMTGRSAELAEVLLRGRINACCVQETKWKGSKSRQIGNNYKLIYHGVGPQNGVGIVVDKDLQERIVEVKRVSDRIIAIKLALDGNPCMNIISAYAPQVGCSTVEKQLFWDDMHDLLQSIPLDELKYIGADFNGHVGSNSTTYQRVHGNQGYGNVNAEGETILQFASTFDLAIVNTFFTKSQQHLITYKSGGNHTQIDFILTNRSCLKRCRDCKVIPGEPLTTQHRILVAEFVMLKSVKVKKDKTPKIRWHRIGRQGEHNCAMTS; from the coding sequence ATGGCAGAGAGCGCAAGAAATGCTAGAGCGTACCCCCAAAGCGACGGAAGAGGCACCGAGCCTGCACACCAGAACCATAAATTGCGAATCGCAAGCTGGAATGTAGGCTCGATGACAGGACGCAGCGCTGAATTAGCTGAAGTGTTACTCCGAGGACGCATAAACGCATGTTGCGTACAAGAAACGAAGTGGAAGGGGTCCAAATCGCGGCAAATAGGTAACAACTATAAGCTTATCTACCACGGAGTAGGCCCGCAAAATGGTGTTGGTATTGTGGTAGATAAAGATCTTCAAGAACGAATAGTGGAAGTCAAACGGGTGAGCGACAGAATAATAGCCATAAAACTTGCTCTGGATGGGAATCCGTGCATGAACATTATAAGCGCGTACGCACCTCAAGTGGGCTGCTCGACCGTCGAGAAGCAACTATTCTGGGACGACATGCACGATCTGCTACAGTCAATACCATTAGATGAGCTTAAGTACATCGGTGCGGATTTCAATGGCCATGTGGGCAGCAACTCAACCACATATCAAAGAGTGCACGGTAATCAGGGATATGGAAATGTAAACGCAGAAGGCGAAACTATACTACAATTTGCGTCAACCTTCGACCTCGCCATCGTCAACACCTTCTTTACTAAATCACAACAACACCTTATTACCTACAAAAGTGGAGGAAATCATACACAAATAGACTTCATCTTGACAAATCGCTCTTGCCTCAAAAGATGTAGAGACTGTAAGGTAATCCCCGGAGAACCCTTGACCACACAGCACAGAATCCTGGTCGCAGAATTTGTCATGCTAAAGTCTGTGAAAGTAAAGAAGGACAAGACACCAAAAATTCGTTGGCACAGAATAGGGCGCCAGGGAGAACACAACTGTGCAATGACATCATAA